A window of Halichoerus grypus chromosome 15, mHalGry1.hap1.1, whole genome shotgun sequence genomic DNA:
atttttttttttttaagattttatttatttatttgacacagagagagcgtgggcacaagcagagggagcgggagggagagggagaagcaggctccccgctgagcagggcgctggatgcagggctcgatcccagggtcctgggatcgatggggttttggaatataggttaggctcagtggggtggagtctggAGCCAACGActaagaattcttgagacgtctttggtgcagaATGCTGGTTCATTAAAGCACAGCAACAGgaccgtgggcagaaagagctgcggcaccggggttgtgaggggtggctgataatgtactatggggttggggggcggtaaggaaaaagaactttcatatgctaaggaggacctacaagatactggaggccttgccattgtcaactTAAGGTTGTTTCTCCCCTCTAGCAAgacattaacattaagatagttgggagattcctggaagaatgtcacatatgtcccacccaggagtgggggatggggggtggttGCAgagtgtcagcttatgctttgtcttcagccagccttctgcttcctcatcagcatcatgacctgagccgaaggcagacgcccaactgactgagccacccaggcgcccccagaacagGTTATCTAACCTGGCTTAGTCATCAACGAATGTTACCTGGAGGAAGAATTATTCGAGATGGATCTTGAAGAATAAGTAGGAATTTGCCAGGAAAACAAAGGGATGAGTAGGTGGGTGGGTGCTCCAGGTAGGGAGCTTAGTATGTGCAACAGCCTGGAGACCTGAACAATCGCAGTAAGTGTCTCTGGGGCacagggtgggtgggagtggaACAGAGAGGTTGGAGGTCTTGAAAACCAAGCTTAAAAACGGCCTCTGTCCAGGAAGCCAGGAGCCACAAAGATGCTCAAACCAGAGGGAGGCGGCCTCAAGACCCTTGTCTTTTCACTTCTGTCCTGGAGCATTGCCCTCGGTTGGGCTCTCCTGTGCAAgttcctcctcccagcccccaacgCCTGGTTCAGGCGACAGGGTCAGTGCGCCCTCTGGTGGGTACTCAGCGAAGATTCGGCAAAGGCGCGCAGCTGGGAACCTGGGTGGAACCCAGTGCGCTGGCACTGGAGGCCCAGGAGATAAGGGTAGCTGCGGATGGTGAAGTTGCGGTCCACTGGGTCGCAGAGGGTGTGGATGGGCCTGAGCCGGCGAGTGTAGATCGCCGCAGTGGATCCCACAAGGCATCCAGCGTAGAATCCTCTCCCACAGTGGGGTATTTTCTggcctgggagggagagaagagggccCTTTTACACCACTCCTGGACGCCCTGCAGGTCCAAATGACTGGCCACACTCCGGGGCCCACATGAGGACCCCCACCCGGTATCTGCGCTGACCTTCACGTACCCGCTGCTGGAGCGCCAGTTGCCTCCATAGCAGGCCTCGAGGGGCTGAGATAAGGATGGGATTCCACGAGTGTGTGGCCTGGATCACAGGACCAAGTTCCTTTCCCCCAAGTACCTGAATTATAGTTTGGGAAACACTACGGGCTGGACCTTTGGAGCCTTGCTCACGCCTTTCACGTATGTtattttcaattcattcattAACGATTTATGAACCCTAGTAGCTGGGTTGGGATGGGGGACACTGCCCAATGAAATACAGGAAATCTCATACTACAGTGGGGACCCCTGCTACAGAGGGAGGTGCCTTCAGAGAAACTCTGGAGAAGAGCAGGGGTTAACTAGGACAAAGGGATGGgttgggaggggaggaaagagctCAGATGAGACTCCTAGAGGAAAAGACCCGTAGCCCCAGGGAAGGTTACTAGTGCTGAAAGTTACTAGGCTGATGATGCAAAACAAAGCACTTAAGACaaccattcattcgttcattaAGTCTTGAGCAAGTTTACTACAAGCCAGGCGCAGTGATAAGCCCTGGGAATGAGCCTGTCCTCCGGGATCTGAGTTCGGGGTGGGTGTGGTGTAAGGACACAATAAATGATTTATTGTCATTTATTAAGTTACTTTAGTGTTGGGGGAAAGGAGTGAGGGTTGTTTAGTATTAATGCTGTGATCTGGGAGGATCCATCTGAAGATGAGTAAAGGAGCTCAGCAAAGCAGGGGCTCTAGcgtttattttaatgaatttagtTTTTCAAGAAGAGTCCAAGCATCGGGAATTGTCATGCGGTTGGAGATGGGCGGAGTTGCCCCCACGCTGCCAGGATGGCTCGAGGTGCCACACTGGAGAGGTCACCTCAGGAAGGTGGCTTCCCTGAAGACCTGACCTCGAGACCCACGCTGAAGGAAGAATAGGGAAGGGCCTAGCGTGAAGGTCTAGAGGTTAAATGGATGGGGGTCCGGGAAGGCTGAGACCGAGATCGAGTTAGCTCTCAGATGGCAAGGTGGTGACCCCGGACTGTCCTGTAGAAGCTGGAGCCCAGACAGGAGCCCGCTAAGGAGGGATGCCCGCCAAGGAGTTTTAGGAGAGCCCCTAGGGTGAGGAGGCGTTGGCCGCAAAGGCGTGGATGAAGGCCCAACTCCGCCAGGCGCACGCGCGCTtcagggtgggcaggggaggagccTTACTTCAGCGTtgggccccacccccaaacaaaTATTTGACATTCCAGGCTTATCTAGAGCGGAGCTGGACCCGAAGAGCGactttcccccctcccacccggCCTGATTGGCCTAGCGCTTCCGTGGGTGGGGACCAGCGGGCAGGCGCCGGAGTGGGCGGTCCGGAAAGGGGCGGACCCCCGCCTATACCCGAGGAAGCGCTCGTAACCCGAGGCCGCTGGAACACCTTTTTCCCACTCCCCGCAGACCGCCAAGTCCCGGCCCTTACTGGGCACCTCGGTCTCTCTATCCGATAGTGAAGTAGGGACGCGTTGAAGTGTGGGTTCAATGGGCAAGGCCTCGTTAGCTCCCCCTCCACCGGGCTCTTTCTCCATCGTCCGAACGTCCGGACGCAGCGCCCAGCTTTTCCGAAAGCGCGAGGTGCGGCTCCAGCTTCAGTTTCCGTGCGGGCTTGGCAACCCCACGTCCTTTCTTCCCGCCGGATTCTTCAGTTTCTCAGTCATATGAAGGGGAGCACTTAGGGAAGTCCGGCGCGGCCTGGAAACGCGCCGTAAAGGAGCCTCACCAAGCACGACGGGGCGAAAGGGTGTTGGGAGCCCTCCATGCGGCACTGTCCTTACTGGGTTCCTGGTCTCGCATGGAGACGAGCTGGAGGATCTGCAGCCCGCACGCGCACATCACACGTTCGCCGCTAGCCCCCACCCGCCGGCGCGCTCACATCTCCAGGCAACGGGCCCGTCGTCAGGCGGGGAGGGCGACGAAAACAGGCAGCAGTCTCCACGTGGGGTAGCGGTGAGGCTCCGGGCCCAGACCATCCGGCTCAGCCCCGTCTAGAGTGGCGCTCTCTGGAGTTGGAGCGGGGCGCTTCCTGCTTCCCCAGCACCGACGCCTGCACACCACCTAGTGTTTTGGCACCGCGGGCACATCCCGGAGCCAGGCTAAGGCCAGGTCTTCACACGTGTGTGGACAAGCCCTGCCCCGTGACCTCTCGTCCCCCGACCTCATCGCTCTAAGAACCTGTGCTGATccccgaccctccccccccaacccagtTGGCCTCTGGTGACCACCTCCCCCCAGGCCTCTGGGTGATAGCCAGTAATTCACCGCCCTCTTTGGTGACTTCTATCATCCCCCGGCCGGCCGTCGTGACCCCCAAAGCCCCTAGACTGCCTCCTGGTGATTTTCACAAATTCCATGTGACCCCTGTGGACTGCAGAAGGCCCCTGTTTTTGCATCTTTCTTGGCGCCGGCCTCATGGTGGGGCGGGACAGAGAAGAGGACGAGATCGAGTAGGGCAAGGCCCTCTGACGGAGTGGGAGTCCGGGCCGTGAGCGCGCACCCAGGCCCGGCGTCTGAGCGCGCGCGCTCCGGGCGAGGCTCTAGCGGCCTTCCCCCTCTGTTCCCCGGGGCCGCCCTCGGTCACGTGGCCGGCGGGGCCGACAGGTAACTCGCCCGGAGAGGGCGGGGGCCAGTAGCCGCCCCGCCCCACGGGGCGCCGCGGGCGGGTCTCAGCAGCGCCCACTGCGCCAGCCGGGCCGCAGGTGCCGCCCCCGACACACGGTGTCCCGCCCAAGCTGATTCGTGTCTGCCGTCGGCCGGTGCGTGCGTGCGCCTCGTCGGTCCGCGTGTGTCTGGCCGAGCGCCCCCTTCCTCTGCGGCCATGACTCCGCCGCCTCCCCAGCCACCGCCCCCGGGCCCCAACCCCATCTCAGACTCCGCCGCCGACCCCCGCCCGGGGCCTGGACCCCTGGTCGTACTGTTCGGAGCCACGGCTGGTGCGCTGGGGCCGGACCTGGGCTCCGACGAGACCGACTTGATCCTCTTAGTCTGGCAAGTGGTGGAGCCGCGGAGCCGTCAGGTACGGTgaggcggggggggaggggggttggggtcCCCAGGGAGTTTCAGGATCCGAGGGGAGCAGTGGCTGATCGGTTTCCCCCGCCGCTCGTAGGTGGGGACGTTGCACAAGTCACTGGTTCGCGCCGAGGCGGCCGCACTGAGCCCGCAGTGCCGCGAGGCGAGCGGCCTGAGCGCCGACAGCTTGGCGCGGGCCGAGCCGCTGGACAAGGTGCTGCAGCAGGTGAGTGCTGGGGCCCGGGTGAGTGGAGGCATGGCCGGGCCGCGGGGACATTTCTCAGCCGGAGAGGCGGCAGGAGGCAAGGCCTGGCGTGCTGCGACCAACTGGCCCGGGCGGTAGGACGAGTTCCTGTTGTTTAAAAGTTTCAGAGATTCCCGCGTGTGCCGGCCCTTCCTGGGGGCACCTTACTTTTCAGCCTTTCCAGGGATCCACTCCTACTGACGCGGTGGGATGGAAGCTGCGAGACCCCTCCCAGGGCCGGCGGGGCTGTGAGGCTGAGACGCTTCTGGGAACCTGCCTGGCCAGGTCTCCCAGAACAGCGGTCGGAAGCCAAAAGGGCCGAGGGGCCCGGTCCTGGCCATAGGTCACGGTCCCTGCCGCCGGCGACCTCGGCCCACCCACCCGCCTAGGAGACGCTGGAGCGGGGGCGTAGGGCGGGGTCTGCCTCCGAGGCGGACGCCGCCAGGTGTAAGCTTGCTCGTCTAGGCCTGTCCCGGCCGGCTGGCCAGGCGTGGGCGCTGTCCGGACCCCGCCTGAAGGCTACCTGTCTCCTGAGTGCAAAGGCCCCGGGTGCCTCCCAGCTCTGGCTGAAGTGGAAGGCGGTTCCtgagctgttttctttttcttacctccGCTACTGCACTCACCCTGTGCCTGACTCTCGAGTGTAATGAGTTTAAGTGCTTTACAGGCGCAGATCGTTTCATTTTCCAACAACTTGGGAGGTTCTTGATGAGGTACAAAGGTGTTGAACCTGGTCCTGTTCCGGAAGGGCTCCCAGGTTAGACCCTACTTGGGGAGTGTGCTGAAGGAGAACTGGGTTGGCTCGCTCTGGGCCTGTGCCTAGTGCTTCTACCTGTTCTCCAGCACGGAGGaaggctgggggggcggggctgggcagCTTGAGAAGTGCCACCCCCTCTGTGAGCAAACAGTTCAGTGCCAGCCGGTCGATAGGGTGTGGGTCAAAGCTCATGCTGCCCCTGGCGTCCAGGTGTGGAGCTCTGTCCTTGGATTTTCTCTGCCCCTCGGTTGGTCAGACCTAGAGGCGGGGCTGCCGTTGACCATGAGCCTGCTGGGCCTCAGGCAGGATTGGGCCTCCCCCACCTGTCTGAGGGTGGTGCCTGGTCAGGGACAGGTTTAACCTGCTTTGCCCCGCCCCTTCCCACCTGCTTGTCCCACTCCACCAGGTGTTTGCTCTGGCCCCACTCCAGACTCTTGGGAGTGTGTGTGATGGGGGCTTGGGTGATATGTGACTGCCCCCCCATTTGGCCTGGAGAAGGTGACAGCGGACTGGGGGAGAAAAGGGACACAGAACCAGGCCCCCGCCTGTGGCCAACTTCTCcccaggcaggggagggctgAACATCTAGCTGAACCAGCTTTGCAGCCTGTGCCCTCCCTCGTGCCCGCCCAGCTGTgagtctgtgtctgtctctctccccactccctatCCCCAGTTCTCACAGCTGGTGAGCGGGGATGTGGCTCTGCTAGGCGGGGGCCCCTACATGCTATGCACTGATGGGCAGCAGCTGCTGCGACAGGTCCTGCACCCCGAGGCCTCCAGGAAGGTATGCCACTGAGGGCACAACAGGGGGTAGGGCTCCCAGGACCCCTGtcatgggggtgggaagggcagctCAGTTCCCCCCAATTCATGCCCACTCCCATGTGCCCCCAGAACCTGGTGCTCCCCGACACCTTCTTCTCCTTCTACGACCTCCGCAGAGAGTTCCATGTGCAGCACCCAAGCGCCTGCCCTGCCAGGGAGCTCACCGTGGCCACCATGGCACAGGGTATCGGTGACCCAgaagggctggggtggaggggaagcTGTAGGCTGTTCCTGAGGATGTGCCTCCTGGAGGACTATACAAACAAATGCCAGGTTACGTTATCTGCCAAGTCCTTGAGGACACATGCCTCTGTGTCTGTGCTGGGGTGTGTCTGAAATAGGGACATATGTCTGCCCATGTCTGGGATGGGGACTTGTACGGGCATATATGAGCTGGATCAGAACAAACGTGTTTGTCTCTCATGTTGGGATTTCCTTATTGTTATTTCTCTGCTCATAGACTTGGGGCTGGAGACAGATGCCACAGAGGATGACTTTGGGGTCTGGGAAGTGAAGACGATGGTAGCTGTCATCCTCCACCTGCTTGAAGGGCCCAGTGGTAAGGTTCCCCTCACCACCTGTCACCCGCTCTCAGGACTGGGCGAATGTCTGCCTCTTACTTCCTCAAAGTCGCCGTCCCCACTTGTTAACCTTCTTTGAGAGACCACAGGTAGAAGCTCCTTTGTCACCTCCTTATCCCCCTCAACTGTCCTCTTTTTGCAGAGCTTGGTGGGGAGACCCCCCCCTCCACCAGACCCTGCTGACCCCCATGCCATCTCCTCTCAGGTCAATTGTTTTCGAAGGCAGAGGTGGTAAAGCAGAAATACGAGACAGGTCCTTGGtgagtgtgggggcaggggtggggggcgccaAGAGCTGGACAGCTCTGACTCTGTGCCCTGCCCCCACAGCAGCAAGGCCGATGCGGTGGACAGTGAGACTGTGGTTCGGGCCCGTGGGTTGCCCTGGCAGTCCTCAGACCAGGATGTGGCTCGGTTCTTCAAGGGACTCAACATTGCCAGGTGGGTACGGCACGGTGGGTGGGCTCGGAGGGCAGGCCCGCCCAGCAGGCGCTGACGAAGCCCTGGCTCCGCAGGGGAGGTGTAGCGCTCTGCCTCAACGCCCAGGGCCGCAGAAACGGCGAGGCCCTCATCCGCTTTGTGGACAGCGAGCAGCGGGACCTAGCGCTGCAGAGACACAAGCACCACATGGGCGTCCGCTACATTGAGGTGGGGCTTCGGGCTGGGAGTGAAGCAGGGCGGAGCGGAGGCCCCCCGCGCTGGAGATCCATGGGCTATCCCCACTGTCCCCACAGGTGTATAAAGCAACAGGAGAAGAGTTTGTCAAGATCGCAGGGGGTGAGTGTGCTCCCAACCACACCTGGCTCCCCTGGCTCTTGATCATGTCCCCCCTTGCGCACCACCCCCCGCCTTTCTGCGCCCCTGCGTGCCAGGTGTAGCTGGGTATTTGGAAGGGCACAAATGAAGTCAGTAGGTGACTCCCATGCCTCTCACCAAGGCACATCACTAGAGGTGGCTCGGTTCCTGTCCCGGGAAGACCAAGTGATACTGAGGCTACGGGGACTGCCCTTCTCGGCTGGGCCGGCGGATGTGCTAGGCTTTCTGGGGCCCGAGTGCCCGGTGACGGGGGGTGCGGATGGGCTGCTCTTTGTGCGCCACCCTGACGGCCGGCCCACCGGTGACGCCTTTGCCCTCTTTGCCTGTGAGGACCTGGCACAGGCTGCGCTGCGCAGGCACAAGGGCATGCTGGGTAAGCGATACATTGAACTCTTCCGGAGCACTGCGGCTGAGGTGCAGCAGGTGAGCACCcggggctccccctccccccatgtgcttCTCCCGGGGACCCCTTCCAACCCCCCCGTACCCCTGCCCGACTTGGCATCACTGGCCTGTTGCTGCCTTCCTGGCCAGGTCCTGAACCGCTATGCATCCAGCCCACTCCTGCCCGCACTCGCCgctcccctgctccccatccccttcccactGGCCACTGGGACTGGGAGAGACTGTGTGCGCCTTCGAGGCCTGCCCTACACAGCCACCATCGAAGACATCCTGAGCTTTCTGGGGGAGGCAGCTGCTGACATCCGGCCCCACGGTGTGCACATGGTGCTCAACCAGCAGGTGAGGCTGCTGCCGGTGGGGAGACCTGCACGGTTAGAGAAGGGCTGTGGGGTTGGGAGTGAGGCCCTCTAGCGCGGGACGGGTTGTTCACAAGACCACCGTGTGCACAGGGCCGGCCATCGGGCGATGCTTTCATCCAGATGACATCAGCAGAACGGGCCCTAGCTGCTGCTCAGCGTTGCCATAAGAAAGTGATGAAGGAACGCTATGTGGAAGTGGTCCCCTGCTCCACAGAGGAGATGAGCCGTGTGCTAATGGGGGGCACCTTGGGCCGCAGTGGCATGTCCCCTCCACCCTGCAAGCTGCCCTGTGAGtgtcccaggggctggggaaggaggcatGTAGGGGCCAAGCTGTTATAACCCTCGCTTTCTACAGTGGGGACTCTCTTCTGGCTGCCTCACCCAGGGCagtgctgggctccctgcagaTGCACTTTCTACTTCTGCCTCCAGGCCTCTCACCACCCACCTACGCCACGTTCCAGGCCACCCCGGCGCTCATTCCCGCTGAGACGGCCGCTCTGTACCCCTCCTCAGCACTGCTCCCGGCTGCCAGGGTACCTGCTGCCCCTACCCCTGTTGCCTACTACCCAGGGCCAGCCGCTCAACTCTACATGAACTACACAGCTTACTACCCCAGGTACCAGCTGCTAAGAAAACCCCACAGTCTTGCCCCCATTCTGGTGTGACGGAGGGTCATGGTCCCCTTCCTGGGCCAGATAATCCAAGGTCTGTTAAGAGCTGCAACTTAATCTAAGATGGACAAGGGAGTGACAGGTACGGTCTGGAGGATACTGGCGACAAATTAGAATGGGGAGGACTCTGGAGACAGCGGTTTTAGGGAGGAGGAACTGAACTAAGCACAAGGTGGAGAcaagggaagagggaggtggGTCTTGGTCTAGGCCATAGGTGGGACTGCACTCCTAAATCCCTGCCTCTCCCGTCCTAGCCCTCCAGTCTCCCCCACCACTGTGGGCTACCTCACCACACCCCCTGCTGCCCTGGCCTCTGCTTCCACCTCAGTGTTgtcccagccaggagccctggtcCGTATGCAGGGTGTCCCATATACAGCTGGTATGAAGGATCTGCTCAGCGTCTTCCAGGCCTATCAGGTGAGGTGTGGCTGGAGGGCTTGGGAACCTGGCTGAGCCTGGAGCTCCCTCCCCTAAATCTCTGTCCCTTCTGCAGTTAGCCCCTGATGACTACACCAGTTTGATGCCTGTTGGTGACCCGCCTCGCACTGTGCTACAGGCCCCCAAAGAGTGGGTGTGTTTGTAGGTGAGGGAGCCAGGAGGTAAGAGCTGGCTCTTGTCTTATCATGTCTGTCTCGGCATCCAGAGAACCACTACCCTCAACCAGGTGGCTGCTTTCTGGGCTTGTCAGAGCTCTCAGAAAGCACCTAGAGGAGCTCAAGCCCCAGCTCCATCTCCCGCTTGTTGCTCTGCCTGTCCACCCCAAAGCTGCTGGCTGGACCCTGcatgcagggctgggggtggaatGGTGTTACCCTCCTCCCGATGGCCTGATCCGGGCCTCTCTGAATAGCACCAAGAGAGCCTTTGGTCAGTTTTGGCTGAGGCCCATACCCACCGATTCTGTGGGGCTGATGTCCACAGCAGGCtggctggctttttaaaaatgtaagcccTGGTGCCTTCAACGTATGACTCCTGGGAGCTTCTGTGTAAAGATCCCAGTGTTCtaccctcccctttcccttctgcagggggcagggaagcagagaatgctggccccagcccccaggataCTTGTCCCTTAGTGGCCACATTGTGCCTTGGGTCTAAGGGTAATAGCTCTCCTCCAGCTTGGCACAAGGACTATCAGGTGGCAAAATCACAGGCTATTTTGATGGACTGTACTGCAAT
This region includes:
- the ESRP2 gene encoding epithelial splicing regulatory protein 2 isoform X1 — translated: MTPPPPQPPPPGPNPISDSAADPRPGPGPLVVLFGATAGALGPDLGSDETDLILLVWQVVEPRSRQVGTLHKSLVRAEAAALSPQCREASGLSADSLARAEPLDKVLQQFSQLVSGDVALLGGGPYMLCTDGQQLLRQVLHPEASRKNLVLPDTFFSFYDLRREFHVQHPSACPARELTVATMAQDLGLETDATEDDFGVWEVKTMVAVILHLLEGPSGQLFSKAEVVKQKYETGPCSKADAVDSETVVRARGLPWQSSDQDVARFFKGLNIARGGVALCLNAQGRRNGEALIRFVDSEQRDLALQRHKHHMGVRYIEVYKATGEEFVKIAGGTSLEVARFLSREDQVILRLRGLPFSAGPADVLGFLGPECPVTGGADGLLFVRHPDGRPTGDAFALFACEDLAQAALRRHKGMLGKRYIELFRSTAAEVQQVSTRGSPSPHVLLPGTPSNPPVPLPDLASLACCCLPGQVLNRYASSPLLPALAAPLLPIPFPLATGTGRDCVRLRGLPYTATIEDILSFLGEAAADIRPHGVHMVLNQQGRPSGDAFIQMTSAERALAAAQRCHKKVMKERYVEVVPCSTEEMSRVLMGGTLGRSGMSPPPCKLPCLSPPTYATFQATPALIPAETAALYPSSALLPAARVPAAPTPVAYYPGPAAQLYMNYTAYYPSPPVSPTTVGYLTTPPAALASASTSVLSQPGALVRMQGVPYTAGMKDLLSVFQAYQLAPDDYTSLMPVGDPPRTVLQAPKEWVCL
- the ESRP2 gene encoding epithelial splicing regulatory protein 2 isoform X2, coding for MTPPPPQPPPPGPNPISDSAADPRPGPGPLVVLFGATAGALGPDLGSDETDLILLVWQVVEPRSRQVGTLHKSLVRAEAAALSPQCREASGLSADSLARAEPLDKVLQQFSQLVSGDVALLGGGPYMLCTDGQQLLRQVLHPEASRKNLVLPDTFFSFYDLRREFHVQHPSACPARELTVATMAQDLGLETDATEDDFGVWEVKTMVAVILHLLEGPSGQLFSKAEVVKQKYETGPCKADAVDSETVVRARGLPWQSSDQDVARFFKGLNIARGGVALCLNAQGRRNGEALIRFVDSEQRDLALQRHKHHMGVRYIEVYKATGEEFVKIAGGTSLEVARFLSREDQVILRLRGLPFSAGPADVLGFLGPECPVTGGADGLLFVRHPDGRPTGDAFALFACEDLAQAALRRHKGMLGKRYIELFRSTAAEVQQVSTRGSPSPHVLLPGTPSNPPVPLPDLASLACCCLPGQVLNRYASSPLLPALAAPLLPIPFPLATGTGRDCVRLRGLPYTATIEDILSFLGEAAADIRPHGVHMVLNQQGRPSGDAFIQMTSAERALAAAQRCHKKVMKERYVEVVPCSTEEMSRVLMGGTLGRSGMSPPPCKLPCLSPPTYATFQATPALIPAETAALYPSSALLPAARVPAAPTPVAYYPGPAAQLYMNYTAYYPSPPVSPTTVGYLTTPPAALASASTSVLSQPGALVRMQGVPYTAGMKDLLSVFQAYQLAPDDYTSLMPVGDPPRTVLQAPKEWVCL
- the ESRP2 gene encoding epithelial splicing regulatory protein 2 isoform X3; the protein is MTPPPPQPPPPGPNPISDSAADPRPGPGPLVVLFGATAGALGPDLGSDETDLILLVWQVVEPRSRQVGTLHKSLVRAEAAALSPQCREASGLSADSLARAEPLDKVLQQFSQLVSGDVALLGGGPYMLCTDGQQLLRQVLHPEASRKNLVLPDTFFSFYDLRREFHVQHPSACPARELTVATMAQDLGLETDATEDDFGVWEVKTMVAVILHLLEGPSGQLFSKAEVVKQKYETGPCSKADAVDSETVVRARGLPWQSSDQDVARFFKGLNIARGGVALCLNAQGRRNGEALIRFVDSEQRDLALQRHKHHMGVRYIEVYKATGEEFVKIAGGTSLEVARFLSREDQVILRLRGLPFSAGPADVLGFLGPECPVTGGADGLLFVRHPDGRPTGDAFALFACEDLAQAALRRHKGMLGKRYIELFRSTAAEVQQVLNRYASSPLLPALAAPLLPIPFPLATGTGRDCVRLRGLPYTATIEDILSFLGEAAADIRPHGVHMVLNQQGRPSGDAFIQMTSAERALAAAQRCHKKVMKERYVEVVPCSTEEMSRVLMGGTLGRSGMSPPPCKLPCLSPPTYATFQATPALIPAETAALYPSSALLPAARVPAAPTPVAYYPGPAAQLYMNYTAYYPSPPVSPTTVGYLTTPPAALASASTSVLSQPGALVRMQGVPYTAGMKDLLSVFQAYQLAPDDYTSLMPVGDPPRTVLQAPKEWVCL
- the ESRP2 gene encoding epithelial splicing regulatory protein 2 isoform X4, with the protein product MTPPPPQPPPPGPNPISDSAADPRPGPGPLVVLFGATAGALGPDLGSDETDLILLVWQVVEPRSRQVGTLHKSLVRAEAAALSPQCREASGLSADSLARAEPLDKVLQQFSQLVSGDVALLGGGPYMLCTDGQQLLRQVLHPEASRKNLVLPDTFFSFYDLRREFHVQHPSACPARELTVATMAQDLGLETDATEDDFGVWEVKTMVAVILHLLEGPSGQLFSKAEVVKQKYETGPCKADAVDSETVVRARGLPWQSSDQDVARFFKGLNIARGGVALCLNAQGRRNGEALIRFVDSEQRDLALQRHKHHMGVRYIEVYKATGEEFVKIAGGTSLEVARFLSREDQVILRLRGLPFSAGPADVLGFLGPECPVTGGADGLLFVRHPDGRPTGDAFALFACEDLAQAALRRHKGMLGKRYIELFRSTAAEVQQVLNRYASSPLLPALAAPLLPIPFPLATGTGRDCVRLRGLPYTATIEDILSFLGEAAADIRPHGVHMVLNQQGRPSGDAFIQMTSAERALAAAQRCHKKVMKERYVEVVPCSTEEMSRVLMGGTLGRSGMSPPPCKLPCLSPPTYATFQATPALIPAETAALYPSSALLPAARVPAAPTPVAYYPGPAAQLYMNYTAYYPSPPVSPTTVGYLTTPPAALASASTSVLSQPGALVRMQGVPYTAGMKDLLSVFQAYQLAPDDYTSLMPVGDPPRTVLQAPKEWVCL